The Ignisphaera sp. genome has a window encoding:
- the ppdK gene encoding pyruvate, phosphate dikinase produces MSASIKKYVYQFEEADEKNKKLFGGKGVSLIQMSKLGLPVPPGFIITTDTCVDFYAPRKAEIDAIEAELSKNPPPEVRDKLIEKVWGIIDSLQLPPGLWDQVVEHVKILEKKTGKRFGDPNNPLLVSVRSGAPISMPGMMDTVLNLGLNDQVVVGLAKLADNEWFAYDAYRRFINMFGKIVLGIDEKLFNAVFDELNEKFKKEVEEKFSDELQKIRERIPVYTPRLDAQPPRDIAPRLWQRSVEYMKELVEKYKEVVKKNWGEFPQDPWKQLELAIKAVFRSWMNPRAIFYRIMNKITPEIAHCTAVNVVTMVFGNMGWDSGTGVVFSRDVATGENVLYGEFLPNAQGEDVVAGIRTPYPVSELKRINPKLYEDLYNAAKLLEKVNKDVQDIEFTVERGKLYFLQCRDAKMTPLARVKTVVDMVKEGILTKEEAILKVSPEHVIQLLYPRIDPKAKATPIAKGLPASPGAVSGQAVFHPDDAVRWAKEGKKVILVRTETKPDDVHGFYAAVGILTSRGGMTSHAAVVARAIGKTAVVGAEALEVHEEEKYFRVGNIVVREGDWITIDGNSGNVYLGVVPTVEAGLIPELAELLEWADKIRKLGVRANADVPTDAEIALKFGAGGIGLLRIERMFRKPERLELLRKVILAENTEERIKHLKPLAEMIKQDFKEIFKIMNEKPVIVRLIDPPLHEFLPKPEEVLREIYELRMKNASEEIIKEKEWLYKRVSLLQEANPMLGHRGVRVGVSYPEFYYYLATAILEAAAELKKEGYKPIVEIMIPQVAEVNEIRYVKQKAILPALEDVKKRYGIELDVKIGTMVETVRACLVMDEIAKEVDFISFGTNDLTQATFSFSRDDAENKFLPLYLQEKILPANPFETLDVKGVGKLIEMAVKMARASNPKIEIGICGEHGGDPASIMFLHKVGLDYVSASPFRVPVARLAAAQAALKHK; encoded by the coding sequence ATGTCTGCAAGCATAAAGAAGTATGTATATCAATTTGAGGAGGCAGACGAGAAGAATAAGAAGCTATTTGGTGGTAAAGGAGTAAGCTTAATACAAATGTCAAAACTTGGCCTTCCAGTACCACCAGGATTCATAATAACCACCGATACATGTGTAGATTTCTATGCACCTAGAAAAGCTGAAATAGATGCAATAGAGGCTGAGCTTTCAAAGAACCCCCCACCAGAAGTTAGAGATAAGCTAATAGAAAAGGTTTGGGGTATTATAGATTCTTTACAGCTACCACCAGGACTATGGGATCAGGTTGTAGAACATGTAAAAATCCTCGAGAAGAAAACAGGTAAGAGGTTTGGAGACCCCAACAATCCACTACTTGTATCAGTGAGAAGTGGCGCACCAATTTCGATGCCTGGAATGATGGACACCGTTCTCAATCTAGGTCTAAACGATCAAGTGGTTGTGGGGCTAGCGAAACTTGCTGATAATGAGTGGTTTGCATATGATGCTTATAGAAGATTCATTAACATGTTTGGAAAGATAGTACTTGGAATTGATGAAAAATTATTTAATGCTGTATTTGATGAGCTTAATGAAAAGTTTAAGAAGGAGGTAGAAGAGAAGTTCAGCGACGAGCTTCAGAAGATTAGAGAGAGAATACCTGTTTACACACCTAGACTAGATGCACAGCCACCAAGAGATATAGCGCCGAGGCTATGGCAAAGATCTGTTGAATACATGAAGGAGCTTGTTGAAAAATACAAAGAAGTTGTCAAGAAGAACTGGGGTGAGTTTCCACAAGACCCATGGAAGCAACTGGAACTAGCTATAAAAGCAGTGTTCAGATCTTGGATGAATCCAAGAGCCATATTCTATAGAATAATGAACAAAATAACACCAGAAATAGCGCATTGCACGGCTGTTAATGTTGTCACCATGGTATTTGGCAACATGGGCTGGGATAGTGGAACTGGTGTTGTATTCAGCAGGGATGTTGCTACGGGAGAAAATGTCTTATATGGCGAATTCTTGCCAAATGCGCAAGGAGAAGATGTTGTAGCAGGTATACGAACACCATATCCCGTATCAGAGTTAAAGAGAATTAATCCAAAGCTATATGAGGATCTCTATAATGCTGCCAAGCTATTAGAGAAAGTGAACAAGGATGTACAAGACATAGAATTTACAGTTGAAAGAGGCAAGCTATACTTCTTACAATGCAGAGATGCAAAGATGACTCCACTAGCAAGAGTTAAAACAGTTGTTGACATGGTCAAAGAGGGTATATTAACAAAAGAAGAGGCAATACTTAAGGTAAGCCCAGAGCACGTCATTCAATTGCTCTATCCAAGAATAGATCCCAAAGCGAAGGCAACCCCAATAGCAAAGGGACTTCCAGCATCCCCAGGTGCTGTGAGCGGACAGGCAGTTTTCCACCCTGATGATGCAGTTAGATGGGCTAAGGAGGGTAAGAAGGTTATACTTGTAAGAACAGAGACAAAGCCTGACGACGTTCACGGATTCTATGCAGCAGTTGGAATATTAACAAGCAGAGGTGGTATGACAAGCCATGCAGCAGTTGTAGCAAGAGCAATAGGCAAAACAGCTGTTGTTGGAGCAGAGGCTCTGGAGGTCCATGAGGAAGAGAAGTACTTTAGAGTTGGCAACATTGTTGTAAGAGAAGGCGACTGGATTACAATTGATGGTAATTCAGGCAATGTGTATTTAGGTGTTGTTCCAACAGTTGAGGCAGGGCTTATACCAGAGCTTGCTGAATTGCTTGAATGGGCTGATAAAATCAGGAAGCTTGGTGTAAGAGCAAATGCTGATGTTCCAACAGATGCAGAAATAGCTTTGAAGTTCGGCGCTGGAGGTATTGGTCTGCTACGAATAGAGAGAATGTTTAGAAAGCCAGAGAGGTTAGAGTTACTAAGGAAGGTTATATTAGCTGAGAACACAGAAGAGAGGATCAAGCATCTAAAGCCTTTAGCTGAGATGATCAAGCAGGACTTCAAAGAGATCTTCAAAATAATGAATGAAAAGCCTGTAATTGTTAGACTAATTGATCCACCACTTCACGAGTTCTTGCCAAAGCCTGAAGAGGTTCTAAGAGAAATCTACGAACTTAGAATGAAGAACGCATCGGAAGAGATTATCAAGGAGAAGGAGTGGTTGTACAAGAGAGTCTCGCTCTTGCAGGAAGCAAACCCAATGCTTGGTCACAGAGGTGTTAGAGTGGGTGTATCATATCCAGAATTCTACTACTATCTCGCCACAGCCATACTAGAGGCAGCAGCAGAGCTTAAGAAGGAAGGTTACAAACCGATAGTGGAGATAATGATACCTCAGGTAGCAGAGGTAAATGAAATTAGATATGTTAAGCAAAAGGCTATACTACCTGCACTAGAAGATGTTAAGAAGAGGTATGGTATTGAGCTAGATGTTAAAATAGGCACCATGGTTGAGACGGTTAGAGCATGTCTAGTAATGGATGAGATAGCAAAAGAGGTAGATTTCATAAGCTTTGGTACAAATGATCTTACCCAAGCAACATTTAGCTTCAGCAGAGATGATGCAGAGAACAAGTTCCTACCTCTATATCTACAAGAAAAGATATTGCCAGCCAATCCATTTGAGACCTTGGATGTAAAAGGTGTTGGTAAGCTAATTGAAATGGCTGTCAAAATGGCGAGGGCAAGCAATCCCAAAATAGAGATTGGAATTTGTGGAGAGCATGGAGGCGATCCAGCTTCGATAATGTTCCTACACAAAGTGGGCTTAGACTATGTCAGTGCATCTCCATTCAGAGTGCCTGTAGCTAGGTTAGCGGCTGCTCAAGCAGCTCTGAAACACAAGTGA
- a CDS encoding tRNA(Met) cytidine acetyltransferase TmcA: MIKRDEIAGHLRNKNYKQFREHFLNELRKAIENRYRLLLILAGDDHRKQIIMLSDIVINFLRVFLSYRDYARMLYVYHDEFDDANLRKSVFNSLVKSYIKKKKINVKLELAVYENSDKYLGTTYQVLIMDLTNSLRPLDIGRLVGIVEGGGIVVLLVPKWDDWHNRKNLFQMSLTVPQHPEPRKVFVKWFKDITLNSPGIFIYDIDVDGIIKMDNINLNTSGRKEIKLPVGSRFPVELYKLALTQDQVEAVKILENFIDPPKKPFKRITAIYIADRGRGKSCAIGIGLAGLINALLEVKNKIRIAVTAPSLNNVQSLMLLAMKALDTIGLRYKKFEKNGMIYEIRGDKFSIEYWEPAVIPKLDVDIAVVDEAAGIPVPLLHKIWSRFRRTIFATTIHGYEGAGRGFSIRFLKRIREDRETNLMLFEMEEPIRYSNNDPVEKWQFRVLLLDAEPDELTEDDMKLIEEKRFVYLKLQPESLFTLENEKILKSLFGIYVLAHYRNEPDDLAMMADAPHHSIRALALENGKIVAAAQLAEEGPIPDEYIDSLLRGGKIPGNIIPDRLLKHGRIREIGSGKGWRIVRIAVHPSVQGRGIGSFLLNELAKEASERGYDWIGSGFGATSELLHFWIKNGFVPLHISPDRNPVSAEYTVLILKPLNDKWKHIVEIIYGEFVEKLIESMHDTYRDLEVDVAWQLLKAFKKTDINVCKEPSLTPIQLDRLLSYVEGYMTYESCCDVITIIIKHYWRSHESCRMLESAEEKLTILKTLQGLSWDQCASLLGAKKAKLLDDMRRIVSKILAHFFAINENNIDKLLGKVSLNDYTEKRGG; encoded by the coding sequence ATGATTAAAAGAGATGAGATAGCAGGGCATCTCAGAAATAAGAACTATAAACAGTTTAGAGAGCATTTCTTAAATGAGCTTCGCAAAGCTATTGAAAATAGGTATAGATTGCTACTTATACTTGCTGGCGATGATCATAGAAAGCAGATAATAATGTTATCAGATATTGTAATAAATTTTCTAAGGGTTTTTCTTAGTTATAGAGATTATGCAAGAATGCTTTATGTATATCATGACGAATTTGATGATGCCAACCTTAGAAAAAGTGTATTCAATTCCTTGGTTAAAAGTTATATCAAGAAAAAGAAGATTAATGTAAAATTAGAGCTTGCAGTATATGAAAACTCTGATAAGTATTTGGGAACTACGTATCAAGTCTTGATAATGGATCTTACAAATAGTTTACGACCACTAGATATTGGAAGACTTGTTGGGATAGTTGAGGGAGGTGGCATAGTCGTTTTACTAGTTCCCAAATGGGATGACTGGCACAATAGAAAAAATTTGTTTCAAATGTCTCTAACAGTTCCACAACATCCAGAGCCTAGAAAAGTTTTTGTCAAATGGTTTAAGGACATAACCTTGAATAGCCCTGGTATATTTATATATGATATTGACGTTGATGGAATCATAAAAATGGATAACATTAATCTAAATACTTCTGGGAGGAAGGAGATAAAACTACCTGTTGGGTCCAGATTTCCAGTAGAATTATACAAACTGGCTTTAACGCAAGATCAAGTAGAGGCTGTTAAGATTTTAGAGAATTTCATTGACCCTCCTAAAAAGCCTTTTAAGAGAATTACAGCAATATACATTGCTGATAGAGGTAGGGGAAAGTCATGTGCAATTGGAATTGGGTTGGCAGGTCTCATCAACGCATTGCTGGAGGTTAAGAATAAAATAAGAATAGCTGTTACAGCACCTTCTCTAAACAATGTCCAATCATTGATGCTATTAGCTATGAAAGCTCTCGACACTATAGGCTTGAGGTATAAGAAGTTTGAAAAAAATGGTATGATATATGAAATAAGAGGTGATAAATTTAGTATTGAATACTGGGAGCCAGCTGTAATACCGAAACTAGATGTTGATATAGCTGTTGTTGATGAAGCTGCTGGGATACCTGTCCCCCTTCTTCATAAAATATGGAGCAGATTTAGAAGAACGATTTTTGCTACAACAATACATGGCTATGAGGGTGCTGGTAGAGGTTTTTCAATAAGGTTCTTGAAGAGAATTAGAGAAGATAGAGAGACAAATTTAATGTTATTTGAGATGGAGGAGCCTATAAGATATTCAAACAATGACCCAGTTGAGAAATGGCAGTTTAGGGTGCTTTTACTCGATGCAGAACCAGATGAACTAACAGAAGATGACATGAAGCTAATCGAGGAAAAGAGATTTGTTTACCTAAAACTACAGCCAGAATCATTATTCACATTGGAGAACGAAAAAATCCTAAAGAGCCTTTTCGGCATATATGTATTGGCCCATTATAGAAATGAGCCAGACGACCTAGCAATGATGGCTGATGCACCACATCATAGCATAAGAGCACTAGCTCTTGAGAATGGTAAAATAGTTGCAGCAGCTCAACTTGCTGAAGAAGGCCCCATACCAGATGAATATATAGATTCTCTGTTGAGAGGGGGTAAGATACCAGGGAATATAATACCTGATAGATTGTTGAAACATGGTAGGATTAGGGAGATAGGATCTGGTAAGGGATGGAGAATTGTGCGAATAGCTGTACATCCTAGTGTGCAAGGGAGGGGAATAGGTTCTTTTCTCCTAAACGAGCTTGCCAAGGAGGCTAGTGAAAGAGGCTATGATTGGATTGGAAGTGGCTTTGGGGCAACAAGTGAGCTACTTCATTTCTGGATAAAAAATGGGTTTGTGCCCCTACATATATCGCCTGATAGAAATCCCGTTAGTGCTGAATATACAGTTCTTATTTTGAAACCATTAAACGATAAATGGAAACATATTGTTGAAATAATATATGGAGAATTTGTTGAAAAACTAATTGAGAGCATGCATGACACATATAGGGATTTAGAAGTTGATGTGGCATGGCAACTTCTAAAGGCATTTAAGAAAACGGATATAAATGTTTGTAAAGAACCTTCTTTAACCCCAATTCAATTAGATAGACTACTAAGTTATGTGGAAGGATATATGACATACGAATCTTGTTGCGATGTCATAACAATTATTATAAAGCATTATTGGAGATCTCATGAGAGTTGTAGAATGTTAGAGTCGGCAGAAGAGAAATTGACTATATTAAAAACATTGCAGGGACTGTCATGGGATCAGTGTGCAAGTTTGCTAGGGGCTAAAAAAGCTAAGCTTCTTGATGATATGAGGAGGATAGTATCTAAGATTTTAGCCCACTTTTTCGCAATAAACGAAAATAATATAGACAAACTTTTAGGTAAGGTGTCATTGAATGATTATACAGAAAAGAGAGGAGGGTGA
- a CDS encoding hotdog fold domain-containing protein, producing MAVDEHLNLEGVPLAFKDSVKIKEFREDKTNKCIEFLQELTPDFLDQYNNVHGSALALLSILAAENVAKTQIFGDEYLVAISHTINFVSQPEALADLEVRSCVIGKGGKIIHVQTTITCNDKELANALTVFVVEESV from the coding sequence ATGGCGGTCGATGAACATCTGAACTTAGAAGGGGTTCCATTGGCATTTAAAGACAGCGTCAAGATAAAAGAGTTTAGAGAAGATAAAACAAATAAATGCATTGAGTTTCTACAGGAGTTAACACCTGATTTTCTTGATCAATATAATAATGTACATGGATCAGCACTTGCATTATTATCTATTTTGGCAGCCGAGAATGTTGCCAAGACACAGATTTTTGGAGATGAATATCTCGTAGCAATTTCCCATACTATAAACTTTGTTTCGCAACCAGAAGCCTTAGCAGACTTGGAAGTAAGATCATGTGTAATTGGGAAAGGGGGTAAGATTATACATGTACAAACTACTATAACATGCAATGACAAAGAGCTTGCAAACGCACTAACGGTATTTGTTGTAGAGGAAAGTGTATAG
- a CDS encoding metallophosphoesterase yields MSSSINIIVLSDAHGKLDSIEKILNNVSNKVDLIIYCGDIAPYRQHFDTIKYITKLINYAEKFNISKILAVPGNVDNPKHYFEASINNDIFMNLHENFYMYKEYVFVGFGGSNITPFNTFFENTEDTIEKKLAALLENINNRNKIILTTHAPPYNSKCDVAYSGQHIGSTAIRNIIERFKPILVLSGHVHESRCIDKIGNTTIINPGPMSKGYYAMVKLGDIIEANLSQVY; encoded by the coding sequence ATGAGTAGCTCCATCAACATTATTGTTCTTAGTGATGCACATGGAAAACTCGATTCAATTGAAAAAATATTAAATAATGTTTCTAACAAAGTCGATCTAATTATATATTGTGGGGATATTGCCCCATATCGCCAACATTTTGACACAATTAAATACATAACCAAGCTTATAAATTATGCTGAAAAGTTTAACATTTCCAAAATTCTTGCAGTACCTGGCAATGTTGATAACCCAAAGCATTATTTTGAGGCCAGCATCAACAACGACATTTTTATGAATCTTCATGAGAATTTCTACATGTACAAAGAATATGTCTTTGTAGGTTTTGGAGGATCAAACATAACACCTTTCAATACTTTCTTTGAAAATACTGAAGATACTATAGAAAAGAAGCTCGCTGCTCTCCTAGAGAATATTAACAATAGAAACAAGATTATCTTAACAACTCATGCCCCACCATACAACTCTAAATGCGATGTAGCATACAGTGGACAGCACATTGGATCCACAGCTATCAGAAATATTATTGAGAGGTTTAAACCCATTCTTGTACTCTCTGGTCATGTACACGAATCAAGATGTATAGATAAAATAGGCAATACCACAATTATTAATCCTGGCCCGATGTCAAAGGGATACTATGCTATGGTTAAACTAGGAGATATAATTGAAGCTAATCTCAGTCAAGTTTATTAG
- a CDS encoding CDC48 family AAA ATPase, with protein sequence MSGDKEVTLRVESAKQRDVGKKIARVPRKVFKELGLEVGDYIEIRSNKGVTVAQAWPAYPEDEGYEIIRIDGFMREALNVSVGDVVSVRKANAVPAQRVVLAFDESDFLGADYDPRYREYYARNLAQYLKRELLQKPLIRGDIVVLSYFGYFGNPIRLRVISTIPSQIVYVTESTDIVIRPEPVRGAPAGVPRVTWEDIGDLEEVKEKIREIVELPLKHPELFERLGIEPPKGILLYGPPGVGKTLLAKALANETGAYFLAINGPEIMSKYYGESEQRLRQIFEEAKKNAPAIIFIDEIDAIAPKREEVVGEVEKRVVAQLLALMDGLEERGKVIVIGATNRPDAVDPALRRPGRFDREIEVPPPDKRARREILAVHTRNVPLAEDVDLDKLAEMTYGYTGADLAALVKEAAMNALRRFLKEHAIDLDKPIPSELLQKLKVTMADFYKAMKNIAPSLMREVLIEVPEVHWDDIGGLDLVKQQLREAVEWPIRYPHIFEQMGIRPPKGILLYGPPGCGKTLLAKAAATESGANFIAVKGPEVLSKWVGESEKAIREIFKRARKAAPTIIFFDEIDAIAPIRGHDISGVTDRIVNQLLTEMDGIEALRGVVVIGATNRPDLLDPALLRPGRFDRIIFVPPPDLKARYEILKIHTRKIPLAEDVDLIELAKKTEGYSGADLEALVREAVMLALREDLTPRPISFKYFIKAMEYVKPSLTKDRLEAYEKIQEELSRRIMYM encoded by the coding sequence ATGTCAGGCGATAAAGAGGTTACACTAAGAGTTGAATCTGCTAAACAACGAGATGTTGGAAAAAAGATTGCTAGGGTGCCAAGAAAAGTTTTTAAGGAGCTTGGCCTTGAGGTCGGCGACTATATTGAGATTAGAAGTAATAAGGGAGTTACTGTAGCCCAAGCATGGCCTGCATATCCTGAGGATGAGGGTTACGAAATAATAAGAATAGATGGGTTTATGAGAGAAGCACTTAATGTGAGCGTAGGTGATGTGGTATCTGTGAGAAAAGCTAATGCTGTGCCTGCACAAAGAGTTGTCTTAGCTTTTGACGAATCTGATTTTCTTGGTGCTGATTATGATCCTAGGTATAGGGAATATTATGCAAGGAATCTGGCACAGTATCTAAAGAGGGAGTTGCTTCAAAAGCCATTGATTAGGGGAGATATAGTTGTTCTATCATATTTCGGTTACTTTGGAAACCCAATTAGACTTAGGGTAATATCAACAATACCTTCTCAAATAGTCTATGTTACAGAGTCTACAGATATTGTTATAAGACCAGAACCTGTTAGAGGAGCACCTGCAGGAGTGCCAAGGGTTACATGGGAGGATATTGGTGATTTAGAAGAGGTAAAGGAAAAGATAAGAGAGATTGTTGAGCTTCCTCTAAAGCATCCAGAGCTTTTTGAGAGGCTTGGTATAGAGCCTCCCAAGGGCATTCTTCTCTACGGCCCACCAGGTGTTGGAAAAACTCTGCTAGCAAAAGCTTTGGCAAATGAGACAGGCGCTTACTTTTTGGCGATTAACGGGCCAGAGATAATGTCTAAATACTATGGAGAATCTGAGCAAAGGCTTAGGCAGATTTTTGAGGAGGCTAAAAAGAATGCTCCTGCAATAATATTTATTGATGAGATTGATGCAATAGCTCCTAAGAGAGAGGAGGTAGTGGGCGAAGTAGAGAAAAGAGTTGTTGCCCAGCTTTTAGCACTGATGGATGGTTTGGAGGAGAGAGGAAAGGTTATAGTCATAGGCGCTACCAATAGACCAGATGCTGTTGACCCTGCACTAAGAAGACCTGGGAGATTTGACAGAGAGATTGAGGTGCCACCACCAGACAAGAGAGCGAGGAGAGAGATACTCGCAGTGCATACACGGAACGTTCCTCTTGCAGAAGATGTTGATCTAGATAAACTTGCTGAGATGACCTATGGTTATACGGGAGCAGATCTTGCTGCACTTGTTAAGGAAGCTGCTATGAACGCGCTCAGACGCTTCTTGAAAGAACATGCAATAGATCTTGATAAACCAATTCCTTCAGAATTGCTTCAAAAACTAAAGGTTACCATGGCAGACTTTTACAAGGCTATGAAGAATATAGCCCCATCACTTATGAGAGAAGTGCTTATTGAGGTTCCTGAGGTTCATTGGGACGATATAGGAGGTTTAGATCTTGTTAAGCAACAACTCAGAGAGGCAGTTGAATGGCCAATAAGATATCCTCACATATTTGAACAAATGGGTATAAGACCTCCCAAGGGCATTCTTCTCTACGGCCCACCAGGTTGCGGGAAAACCTTGTTAGCAAAGGCAGCTGCAACAGAAAGTGGTGCCAACTTTATAGCGGTGAAAGGACCTGAGGTACTAAGCAAATGGGTTGGAGAATCAGAGAAAGCAATAAGAGAGATTTTCAAAAGAGCTAGAAAAGCTGCTCCAACTATAATATTCTTTGATGAGATAGATGCCATAGCACCAATAAGAGGACATGACATATCTGGTGTTACAGATAGGATAGTTAATCAATTGCTTACTGAAATGGATGGTATTGAAGCATTAAGAGGAGTGGTTGTTATAGGCGCTACCAACAGACCAGATCTCTTAGACCCTGCACTACTGAGACCAGGAAGATTCGACAGAATAATATTTGTTCCTCCGCCAGATCTCAAAGCGAGGTACGAAATATTAAAGATACATACGAGGAAGATTCCGCTGGCTGAGGATGTCGATCTAATTGAACTTGCAAAAAAGACTGAGGGTTATAGTGGAGCAGATTTAGAAGCTCTGGTGAGAGAGGCTGTGATGCTTGCGCTAAGAGAGGATCTGACTCCAAGACCAATATCATTTAAATACTTTATAAAAGCAATGGAATATGTAAAACCCAGTCTTACAAAAGATAGACTTGAGGCATACGAAAAGATTCAAGAGGAGTTGTCAAGAAGAATTATGTACATGTGA
- a CDS encoding DapH/DapD/GlmU-related protein, with the protein MSGFIGKKTSIDRTSKIGYEATIYGPTRIGANSFIDDEVTVGYPSRRKIVEMMEKHVDSKIDHIFDELSEGSIIGNQCIIRRGTIIYERVLIDDNCETGHYVLLREDTRIGKRCKIGSYTIIDGFVTIGDDTIIQSNVYIPPWVTIGSRVFIAPRVVFTNDRYPPSNRLIETIVEDDVIIGANSTIVAGIRIGKGAVIAAGSIVTKSIEPYTVVAGVPAKTIMRRDEYEAKKKDYEGALNKFPWR; encoded by the coding sequence TTGAGTGGCTTCATTGGAAAAAAGACATCTATAGATAGAACATCAAAAATAGGCTATGAGGCAACAATATATGGCCCTACAAGAATAGGCGCAAACTCATTTATTGACGATGAAGTTACTGTTGGTTATCCTTCGAGAAGAAAGATTGTTGAGATGATGGAGAAGCATGTAGATAGCAAGATTGATCACATATTTGATGAGCTGAGCGAAGGTAGTATAATTGGAAATCAGTGTATTATTAGGCGTGGTACTATAATATATGAGAGGGTTCTGATTGATGATAACTGTGAAACTGGGCACTATGTCCTCTTGAGAGAGGATACAAGAATAGGTAAAAGATGTAAAATAGGCTCGTATACAATAATAGATGGTTTCGTCACTATAGGAGATGACACAATCATACAGTCAAATGTGTACATACCGCCATGGGTAACTATAGGATCTCGTGTTTTCATAGCACCTAGAGTTGTGTTCACAAATGATAGATACCCGCCAAGCAACAGACTGATAGAAACTATTGTAGAGGACGATGTTATCATAGGAGCTAATAGCACTATAGTTGCAGGTATTAGAATCGGGAAAGGGGCTGTAATAGCAGCAGGCTCAATAGTTACTAAAAGCATTGAGCCTTATACTGTTGTCGCTGGCGTTCCTGCAAAAACTATAATGAGAAGAGATGAATATGAGGCAAAGAAAAAAGATTATGAGGGTGCTCTAAATAAATTTCCTTGGAGATAA
- the nucS gene encoding endonuclease NucS has translation MTMCISIDLETPCPNIIAKLNELKNKYVIIIVGEMIIEYIGRATSYAQMGSRLLITKPDGSLLVHDATKVEPLNWQPPKSYIQYECRDNRIFVKSSRKNPQEEVLIEINRAYLITTCQLTSAKPVIIGKESDIVRMILSNISIINSNARILGTDVATTYGKIDVLLKKEDGTLIVVEVKNEKAGVSAVLQLKRYVDFYKDKGLKVEGVLVAPSITTDAFTLLHKEGMQFIDLRKLLQEFNVGSIEKLDKYIKSEREHYK, from the coding sequence ATGACCATGTGCATAAGCATAGATCTTGAAACCCCTTGTCCAAATATAATCGCAAAACTGAACGAACTGAAAAACAAATATGTAATAATTATTGTTGGCGAAATGATTATAGAATATATTGGCAGAGCAACATCGTATGCTCAAATGGGTTCTCGGTTACTAATTACAAAACCAGACGGCAGTCTATTAGTACATGATGCGACAAAAGTTGAGCCACTTAATTGGCAACCACCAAAGTCCTATATACAGTATGAATGCAGAGACAATAGAATATTTGTTAAGTCTTCTAGAAAAAATCCCCAAGAAGAAGTACTTATAGAAATTAATAGAGCTTATCTAATAACAACATGTCAACTGACATCAGCAAAGCCTGTGATAATAGGAAAGGAAAGCGACATTGTTAGAATGATACTGTCAAATATTAGTATTATTAATTCAAATGCTAGGATCCTGGGCACAGATGTTGCAACAACATATGGTAAGATAGATGTTTTGCTTAAGAAAGAGGATGGGACGCTGATAGTTGTTGAGGTAAAGAACGAAAAGGCAGGGGTATCTGCAGTGCTTCAATTAAAGAGATATGTCGATTTTTACAAGGATAAAGGATTAAAGGTGGAGGGAGTTCTAGTAGCTCCTTCGATAACCACTGACGCATTTACTCTTCTTCATAAGGAGGGCATGCAATTTATAGATTTGAGAAAACTACTACAAGAATTCAATGTTGGATCCATAGAAAAACTGGATAAGTATATTAAAAGTGAGCGAGAACATTATAAGTAG